Proteins encoded together in one Orrella marina window:
- the msbA gene encoding lipid A export permease/ATP-binding protein MsbA, with product MKQSKRDSAPEHPLKNVVWGRIYERVGQYWKALAVAIFFMALAAATQPTLALAMKPLLDEGITGAKPDYVWQVPLAIIVLIFFRGVCTFFSDYLLAWVANNVLLKLRADMFTRLLAMPDSEYKKGDSGRLLNRFTVDAQNIAFAANSVMTVLVRESLVVLSLLGVLFYMSWQLALIILVIMPASVFVSRIFMKRLRRINRETIATNAQMTEVVNEGISGQRVIKLFDGYGYENERFQYVNGRQRRHQMRAAIADAALRPIAQMIIAFAVAITIGVALHEADSGVLTVGSFAAFMAALAQIFDPVRRLTNVVGHMQKMLASAESVFDLVDHAGEDHDRGKQFAGKVKGKIEFDQVSHRFTDAERDTLSNISLTVEPGQVLALVGRSGSGKTTLVNMLPRFVDPGQGQIRIDGQDIAEVSLRNLRSQLSLVSQDVVLFNGTIAANVGYGTLGNASEQQIRDALAAANLLSFVESLPNGLYTEVGENATRLSGGQRQRLAIARALIKDAPILILDEATSALDNESERQVQASLETLMKGRTTLVIAHRLSTVQNAHRIVVLDDGEILETGSHSELLEKDGAYAALYKMQFRK from the coding sequence TTGAAGCAGTCAAAGCGGGATTCGGCTCCGGAACACCCTCTGAAGAATGTCGTCTGGGGGCGTATTTACGAGAGGGTGGGTCAGTACTGGAAGGCCCTTGCAGTTGCCATTTTCTTCATGGCACTGGCCGCCGCGACGCAGCCCACGCTGGCGCTCGCGATGAAGCCGCTTCTGGATGAGGGCATCACCGGGGCCAAGCCGGACTACGTCTGGCAGGTGCCTCTTGCCATCATCGTGCTGATTTTTTTCAGGGGAGTGTGCACGTTTTTCAGTGACTATCTCCTGGCCTGGGTGGCCAACAATGTGCTGCTCAAGTTGCGCGCCGACATGTTCACCCGCCTGCTTGCGATGCCCGACTCTGAATACAAGAAGGGTGATAGCGGCCGCTTGCTAAACAGATTTACGGTGGATGCGCAGAACATTGCATTCGCCGCGAACAGCGTGATGACAGTCCTTGTGCGCGAATCGCTGGTGGTGCTGTCTCTGCTCGGTGTTCTCTTTTACATGTCATGGCAGCTTGCACTGATTATCCTGGTGATCATGCCTGCTTCTGTATTTGTGTCGCGAATTTTCATGAAACGTCTGCGCCGCATCAATCGCGAAACGATTGCCACGAATGCCCAGATGACCGAAGTGGTCAATGAGGGTATTTCCGGGCAGCGTGTCATCAAGCTGTTTGATGGATATGGCTACGAGAATGAAAGATTCCAGTATGTGAACGGGCGACAGCGCCGTCACCAGATGCGTGCGGCCATTGCGGACGCAGCATTGAGACCGATTGCGCAGATGATCATCGCGTTTGCTGTCGCGATCACGATCGGCGTTGCCTTGCACGAGGCTGATTCAGGTGTGCTTACGGTCGGGAGTTTTGCGGCTTTCATGGCTGCCTTGGCCCAGATTTTTGATCCGGTCAGACGGTTGACCAATGTGGTTGGGCACATGCAGAAGATGCTGGCTTCTGCGGAAAGTGTGTTTGACCTGGTTGACCATGCGGGCGAAGACCATGACAGGGGCAAGCAGTTTGCAGGAAAGGTGAAAGGAAAGATCGAGTTTGATCAAGTCAGCCACCGGTTTACTGATGCTGAGCGCGACACGCTCTCGAACATATCGCTCACAGTGGAGCCCGGGCAGGTGCTCGCCTTGGTTGGGCGATCAGGCAGTGGCAAGACGACCCTGGTCAACATGCTTCCGAGATTTGTCGATCCTGGTCAGGGGCAGATCCGGATTGATGGGCAGGACATCGCTGAGGTTTCGTTGCGCAACCTGCGCTCACAATTGTCTCTGGTCAGTCAGGATGTCGTGCTTTTTAACGGAACGATTGCAGCGAACGTGGGCTACGGCACTTTGGGTAATGCGAGTGAGCAGCAGATCCGCGACGCACTCGCCGCTGCCAATCTGTTGTCATTTGTCGAGTCTCTTCCCAACGGCCTTTACACAGAGGTCGGAGAGAACGCGACCCGGCTCTCCGGTGGGCAACGACAGCGACTTGCGATTGCGCGTGCATTGATCAAGGATGCGCCTATCCTGATCCTTGATGAGGCGACTTCAGCCCTGGATAACGAATCAGAGCGTCAGGTTCAGGCTTCGCTCGAAACATTGATGAAAGGACGCACCACGCTGGTGATCGCTCATCGGCTTTCAACCGTCCAGAATGCCCACCGAATTGTCGTGCTTGATGACGGAGAAATTCTGGAAACGGGATCTCACAGCGAATTGTTAGAAAAGGACGGCGCTTACGCTGCGCTTTACAAAATGCAGTTCCGGAAGTGA
- the rng gene encoding ribonuclease G yields MTEDILINVTPFETRVALVAQGEVQELHLERTIQRGQVGSIRLGKVVRVLPGMQSAFIEIGLERAAFIHIADVRENRFERNSGQAITPIEKLLFEGQTVMVQVIKDPLGTKGARLSTQISLAGRLLVYLPHDPHIGVSQRIGGEADRQRLREMVQELMPEDATGGFIVRTQAEDAPREAICADIEYLLHLWRNIQSAAKTSPAPSVLYQDLTLSQRVLRDMVGPRTHQILVDSRAESLNMRQWSQIYSPTVTERIKHFSGERALFDTANVEEEIKRALSRRVALKSGGYLIIDQTEALTTIDVNTGGFVGGRNFDDTIFRNNLEAAQAIARQLRLRNLGGIIVVDFIDMADEEHRQAVLEALKRSVAEDRTRTTVSHFSQLGLVEMTRKRTRDALVNQLCEPCPTCDSRGKILTARSVCYEILREILREARQFNPKEFRILASQPIVDLFLEEESQHLAMLGDFIGKPISLEVSSECTQEQYDLVLI; encoded by the coding sequence CTGACTGAAGACATTCTCATCAACGTGACACCTTTTGAGACGCGAGTCGCACTTGTCGCCCAGGGAGAGGTTCAGGAATTGCACCTTGAACGTACGATACAGCGCGGCCAGGTCGGGAGCATCCGGCTTGGCAAGGTCGTGCGTGTCCTTCCTGGAATGCAAAGCGCGTTTATAGAGATCGGACTAGAGCGGGCCGCATTCATTCATATTGCGGACGTTCGAGAAAACAGATTCGAACGCAACTCCGGCCAAGCCATCACCCCCATTGAGAAGCTTCTTTTCGAGGGACAGACAGTCATGGTTCAGGTGATCAAGGACCCTCTGGGCACCAAAGGCGCCCGACTCTCTACCCAGATCAGCCTGGCGGGACGACTACTTGTCTATTTGCCACACGATCCACACATCGGCGTCTCTCAACGCATCGGGGGTGAAGCGGACAGACAGAGACTGCGCGAAATGGTGCAGGAACTGATGCCGGAAGACGCCACGGGTGGCTTTATCGTTCGGACCCAGGCCGAGGATGCACCACGAGAAGCGATCTGCGCAGACATTGAGTATCTGCTTCACTTATGGCGCAACATTCAATCTGCGGCCAAGACATCCCCCGCGCCCAGTGTGCTCTACCAGGACTTGACGCTATCTCAACGCGTACTGCGTGACATGGTCGGGCCTCGCACACATCAGATCCTGGTAGATTCCCGCGCGGAATCATTAAACATGCGCCAGTGGTCGCAGATCTATAGTCCCACCGTCACGGAGCGGATCAAGCACTTTTCTGGTGAACGTGCACTTTTCGATACCGCAAATGTCGAGGAAGAGATCAAGCGGGCGCTATCAAGAAGAGTTGCACTCAAGTCTGGTGGTTACCTCATCATCGACCAGACAGAAGCGCTGACAACCATTGACGTCAATACCGGCGGGTTTGTCGGCGGCAGGAATTTCGATGACACGATTTTCAGAAACAATCTCGAAGCAGCGCAGGCCATCGCAAGACAGCTACGACTCAGGAATCTGGGCGGGATCATCGTCGTGGACTTCATTGACATGGCAGATGAGGAACACCGCCAGGCAGTACTCGAAGCATTGAAGCGTAGCGTTGCTGAGGACAGAACCCGGACCACAGTCAGTCACTTCAGCCAGCTAGGTCTGGTGGAGATGACTCGCAAGCGCACACGCGATGCATTAGTCAATCAGCTGTGCGAACCTTGCCCCACGTGCGATAGCAGAGGAAAAATTCTCACCGCGAGAAGTGTGTGCTACGAAATCTTGCGAGAGATCCTGAGAGAGGCCCGTCAGTTCAACCCGAAAGAGTTTCGGATTCTGGCCTCGCAGCCGATCGTGGACCTGTTTCTTGAAGAGGAAAGTCAGCACCTGGCCATGCTAGGTGACTTTATTGGCAAGCCCATTTCGCTTGAGGTTTCAAGTGAATGCACGCAGGAGCAGTACGACCTGGTTCTGATCTGA
- a CDS encoding glycosyltransferase family 9 protein yields MLSKTTSLPTIVVRLPNWVGDVCMVMPCLAWLSTSGCPLVICGKPFAKAFIDSLIGEDPQSEFIALTGSIIPDARTIRQSLAHRRAMTGRHEKLSGLLFPDSLTSALTFRLAGIPCLGHRDDGRSLLLRWPVNKSDSKQHAVLRWYRLARIAAKEWRLPIPSPFPDKPPAYYYTPPTQAIQRVQECLTSHDLNQRPIVLIAPTATGLHQGKRKVWPGFAQLTDALIARGYAVITCPPAHEQDQARKAAPRAMLLEALPLDAFAQLTRVASIVICNDSGVSHIAALTGASQITLFGVTDPALTGPWSDKAICLGAMDDWPSVDAVLDACAEQLGIQPGIPHRPQNDEQSPCSSIGN; encoded by the coding sequence ATGTTATCGAAGACCACTTCCCTCCCCACAATCGTTGTCCGCCTGCCAAACTGGGTGGGCGATGTCTGCATGGTGATGCCTTGCCTGGCCTGGCTTTCTACATCTGGCTGTCCACTTGTGATCTGTGGCAAACCGTTTGCCAAGGCTTTCATTGACTCGCTCATCGGAGAAGACCCGCAAAGCGAATTCATCGCGCTGACAGGTTCGATCATCCCGGATGCCCGGACGATCCGTCAATCGCTCGCCCACCGGCGTGCAATGACTGGTCGCCATGAGAAGCTGTCCGGATTACTGTTTCCCGACTCGCTCACAAGCGCACTGACATTCCGGCTGGCCGGCATACCGTGTCTGGGGCACCGTGACGACGGACGCAGCCTGCTACTCAGATGGCCAGTGAACAAGTCCGACTCCAAACAACACGCAGTCTTGCGCTGGTATCGTCTGGCACGCATTGCAGCAAAAGAATGGAGGCTGCCGATTCCCTCGCCTTTCCCTGACAAGCCACCGGCTTACTATTACACCCCACCGACGCAGGCCATCCAACGGGTGCAGGAGTGCCTGACCTCGCACGATCTGAATCAGCGTCCCATTGTTCTGATCGCTCCAACCGCGACAGGACTCCATCAGGGCAAGCGCAAAGTCTGGCCGGGCTTTGCGCAGCTGACCGACGCACTCATTGCCAGAGGCTATGCAGTCATCACGTGCCCTCCCGCTCATGAACAGGATCAAGCCCGCAAGGCCGCACCTCGCGCCATGCTGCTCGAGGCATTACCGCTTGACGCGTTTGCGCAACTCACGCGCGTGGCTTCGATCGTCATCTGCAACGACTCAGGGGTCTCTCATATCGCAGCCCTCACGGGTGCATCCCAGATCACTTTGTTCGGTGTGACTGACCCTGCTTTGACAGGCCCCTGGTCAGACAAAGCGATCTGTCTGGGAGCCATGGACGACTGGCCGTCAGTCGATGCTGTCCTTGATGCCTGTGCTGAACAACTTGGCATACAACCCGGCATACCGCATCGACCACAGAACGATGAACAATCGCCTTGCTCATCGATCGGGAATTAA